From Syngnathus typhle isolate RoL2023-S1 ecotype Sweden linkage group LG13, RoL_Styp_1.0, whole genome shotgun sequence, a single genomic window includes:
- the map6d1 gene encoding MAP6 domain-containing protein 1 isoform X2 — MAWPCISRVCCLARFWNQFDKSDLSVPLTIQNYSDISEQEVRSVTKQVSCPTLATSATGAQDAGVIPMYTGGSPTRSSFRARREPSYKPREDYQPPGVPFPSVTQYTQDFKPWPIPKKDPWISNGGSQGERLEVNQEDRSSYRQKSRPSVKSNRKEPAESPHVPPETSYQAAYSTEAQRSIEPHQGGIISASTKIQTASVSTLQSGPSYNPLVLHRIQRDKTELSMSAKGQEHLVRTKLPPNPSAVFQSGSRAF; from the exons ATGGCTTGGCCGTGCATCAGCAGAGTATGTTGCCTGGCTCGGTTCTGGAACCAATTCGATAAATCGGACCTTTCCGTGCCGCTCACCATTCAGAACTACTCGGACATCTCCGAGCAGGAGGTGCGATCCGTGACCAAGCAGGTATCCTGCCCCACGCTCGCCACTTCGGCCACCGGAGCGCAAGATGCTGGTGTTATACCAATGTACACTGGCGGCTCCCCGACCCGAAGCTCCTTCAGGGCGCGCAGGGAGCCCAGCTACAAGCCCCGGGAGGACTACCAACCTCCTGGGGTGCCTTTCCCCAGCGTCACGCAGTACACGCAGGACTTCAAACCCTGGCCCATTCCTAAGAAGGACCCTTGGATCAGTAATGGGGGTAGTCAGGGGGAAAGGTTGGAGGTGAATCAAGAGGACAGGAGCTCCTACAG GCAAAAAAGCAGGCCATCGGTGAAGAGCAACAGGAAAGAACCTGCAGAATCCCCTCACGTCCCACCTGAGACCAGCTATCAGGCTGCTTATAGCACTGAAGCCCAGCGTTCTATAGAGCCGCACCAGGGAGGCATCATCTCTGCCAGCACCAAAATACAGACCGCCTCGGTCAGCACACTGCAATCGGGCCCCTCTTACAACCCTCTCGTCCTGCACCGCATCCAGCGTGACAAGACTGAGCTCAGCATGTCGGCAAAGGGTCAG GAACATCTGGTTAGGACCAAGTTGCCGCCAAACCCTTCTGCTGTTTTTCAAAGCGGATCACGAGCCTTTTAA
- the map6d1 gene encoding MAP6 domain-containing protein 1 isoform X1, protein MAWPCISRVCCLARFWNQFDKSDLSVPLTIQNYSDISEQEVRSVTKQVSCPTLATSATGAQDAGVIPMYTGGSPTRSSFRARREPSYKPREDYQPPGVPFPSVTQYTQDFKPWPIPKKDPWISNGGSQGERLEVNQEDRSSYRQKSRPSVKSNRKEPAESPHVPPETSYQAAYSTEAQRSIEPHQGGIISASTKIQTASVSTLQSGPSYNPLVLHRIQRDKTELSMSAKGQQEHLVRTKLPPNPSAVFQSGSRAF, encoded by the exons ATGGCTTGGCCGTGCATCAGCAGAGTATGTTGCCTGGCTCGGTTCTGGAACCAATTCGATAAATCGGACCTTTCCGTGCCGCTCACCATTCAGAACTACTCGGACATCTCCGAGCAGGAGGTGCGATCCGTGACCAAGCAGGTATCCTGCCCCACGCTCGCCACTTCGGCCACCGGAGCGCAAGATGCTGGTGTTATACCAATGTACACTGGCGGCTCCCCGACCCGAAGCTCCTTCAGGGCGCGCAGGGAGCCCAGCTACAAGCCCCGGGAGGACTACCAACCTCCTGGGGTGCCTTTCCCCAGCGTCACGCAGTACACGCAGGACTTCAAACCCTGGCCCATTCCTAAGAAGGACCCTTGGATCAGTAATGGGGGTAGTCAGGGGGAAAGGTTGGAGGTGAATCAAGAGGACAGGAGCTCCTACAG GCAAAAAAGCAGGCCATCGGTGAAGAGCAACAGGAAAGAACCTGCAGAATCCCCTCACGTCCCACCTGAGACCAGCTATCAGGCTGCTTATAGCACTGAAGCCCAGCGTTCTATAGAGCCGCACCAGGGAGGCATCATCTCTGCCAGCACCAAAATACAGACCGCCTCGGTCAGCACACTGCAATCGGGCCCCTCTTACAACCCTCTCGTCCTGCACCGCATCCAGCGTGACAAGACTGAGCTCAGCATGTCGGCAAAGGGTCAG CAGGAACATCTGGTTAGGACCAAGTTGCCGCCAAACCCTTCTGCTGTTTTTCAAAGCGGATCACGAGCCTTTTAA